One Streptomyces sp. NBC_01237 genomic region harbors:
- the cdgB gene encoding diguanylate cyclase CdgB produces MEAESEPYVRLATMRQLHQAVADLNTARSLADTLQTVADGIVAGLGYELGCVNLVRPDGDLVIAAFAGNSAAEALITGRVGSRSSWERRLTMGEAWDELRFIPHTEGWVLLDDDVPQWHTEGPEPRFEDEWHPLDRLYAPMYASGGGQDLLGVLSVDRPRNGRRPGAWGREALQMYASQAAIAISNARLRANMQRALVRLEREQQALRASEESFRQAFEYAPSGMAIAEMGGDQHGRLLRTNDALCRLLGRPASVLRRYSFADLVHPEDIGTLLRTSAEGGRAELRLGRRDGTYLWVSLRNSVVADTADGPRFLLTHVEDIEERKRHELNLAHRASHDALTGLPNSAELKSRLSARICERPHSTATTAIEALDAAYGDVETSRTHGFQPDGYETDPVLGGGPYDHHVHTAAPDADKDDGAKGLAVLFCDLDGFKSINDRFGHHTGDAVLIEVARRLTTCVRDGDTVARLGGDEFVVLADGLGAADAADLAVRLRNAIIPPIRVDGRAVRVGASFGIGWAECGMTVEEVLRSADQRMYVEKRSRSKVHRRAG; encoded by the coding sequence ATGGAGGCCGAGTCGGAACCGTACGTTCGTCTTGCGACCATGCGGCAGCTGCACCAGGCCGTCGCTGATCTCAATACGGCGCGGAGTCTGGCGGACACGCTGCAGACAGTGGCCGACGGCATCGTCGCCGGTCTCGGCTACGAACTGGGCTGTGTGAACCTCGTCCGGCCCGACGGTGACCTCGTCATCGCCGCCTTCGCGGGCAATTCCGCGGCCGAAGCCCTGATCACCGGACGTGTCGGCTCCCGTTCCTCGTGGGAGCGCAGGCTGACCATGGGCGAAGCCTGGGACGAGCTCCGGTTCATACCGCACACCGAGGGCTGGGTCCTCCTCGACGACGACGTACCGCAGTGGCACACCGAGGGGCCCGAACCCCGGTTCGAGGACGAGTGGCATCCCCTGGACCGGCTCTACGCCCCGATGTACGCGTCCGGCGGTGGGCAGGATCTTCTGGGCGTTCTCTCGGTCGACCGCCCCCGCAACGGTCGCCGCCCCGGCGCGTGGGGGCGCGAAGCCCTTCAGATGTACGCATCACAGGCGGCGATTGCGATCAGTAACGCTCGCCTCAGAGCAAATATGCAGCGCGCACTGGTCAGGCTCGAACGGGAACAGCAGGCGCTGCGGGCCAGCGAGGAGTCCTTCCGCCAGGCGTTCGAGTACGCCCCCAGCGGGATGGCCATCGCCGAGATGGGCGGGGACCAGCACGGCCGGCTGCTGCGCACCAACGACGCCCTGTGCCGGCTGCTGGGCCGCCCCGCCTCCGTACTGCGCCGCTACTCCTTCGCCGACCTGGTCCACCCCGAGGACATCGGCACCCTGCTGCGCACGTCGGCCGAGGGCGGCCGGGCCGAGCTGCGGCTGGGGCGCCGGGACGGCACGTACCTCTGGGTCTCGCTGCGCAACTCCGTGGTGGCCGACACCGCGGACGGCCCGCGCTTCCTGCTCACCCATGTCGAGGACATAGAGGAGCGCAAGCGCCACGAGCTGAACCTCGCGCACCGCGCCTCGCACGACGCCCTCACCGGGCTGCCCAACAGTGCCGAGCTCAAGTCCCGGCTCAGCGCCCGCATCTGCGAGCGCCCGCACTCCACCGCCACCACCGCCATCGAGGCGCTGGACGCGGCGTACGGCGATGTCGAGACCTCCCGTACGCATGGCTTCCAGCCCGACGGCTACGAGACGGACCCGGTGCTGGGCGGCGGCCCGTACGACCACCATGTGCACACGGCGGCACCGGACGCGGACAAGGACGACGGGGCGAAGGGGCTCGCTGTCCTCTTCTGCGACCTCGACGGCTTCAAGTCCATCAATGACCGTTTCGGGCATCACACAGGGGACGCCGTACTGATCGAGGTCGCCCGGCGGCTCACCACCTGTGTGCGTGACGGGGACACCGTCGCGCGGCTCGGGGGTGACGAATTCGTCGTGCTCGCGGACGGGCTGGGCGCCGCGGACGCCGCTGACCTGGCTGTACGTCTACGAAATGCCATCATTCCGCCCATTCGGGTGGATGGCAGGGCGGTCCGGGTCGGGGCGAGCTTCGGCATCGGATGGGCCGAGTGCGGCATGACGGTGGAAGAGGTCCTGCGCTCCGCCGACCAGCGGATGTACGTGGAGAAGCGGTCCCGGTCGAAGGTTCACCGCAGGGCGGGCTGA
- a CDS encoding GlcG/HbpS family heme-binding protein, with protein sequence MKKMSLRTRVLTGAVAAAALGAGTFGAMSANASTPAAAPAAAVKADAADRNLQQSTHLTVAAATKAAQATLDAAKKENQRVSVAVVDRNGNTIVTLRGDGAGPQSPESAVKKAYTAVSWNAPTSELVKRLEQAPNLKDIPGTLFLAGGAPVQVKGAPVAGIGVAGAPSGDLDEKFAAAGVAALAR encoded by the coding sequence ATGAAGAAGATGTCGCTGCGCACCCGCGTCCTGACCGGTGCCGTTGCCGCCGCCGCCCTCGGTGCCGGAACCTTCGGCGCGATGTCCGCGAACGCCTCCACCCCGGCCGCCGCCCCCGCCGCCGCCGTCAAGGCGGACGCCGCCGACCGGAACCTCCAGCAGAGCACCCACCTGACCGTGGCCGCCGCGACCAAGGCCGCGCAGGCCACCCTGGACGCCGCGAAGAAGGAGAACCAGCGCGTCTCCGTCGCCGTCGTCGACCGCAACGGCAACACCATCGTGACCCTGCGCGGCGACGGCGCGGGCCCGCAGTCCCCCGAGTCGGCCGTGAAGAAGGCGTACACCGCCGTCTCCTGGAACGCGCCCACCTCCGAGCTGGTCAAGCGCCTGGAGCAGGCCCCGAACCTGAAGGACATCCCCGGCACCCTGTTCCTCGCGGGCGGTGCCCCGGTGCAGGTCAAGGGCGCCCCGGTGGCCGGCATCGGCGTGGCCGGCGCCCCCAGCGGCGACCTCGACGAGAAGTTCGCCGCGGCGGGCGTCGCCGCCCTCGCCCGGTAA
- a CDS encoding M4 family metallopeptidase, which produces MTLHMNTRRAATLAAVAAMVVAGVQAGSAGAAPKAADNGDSSSRTASASALGVNTASQRGTAIKSAQADAASAADSLGLGSQEKLIVRDVIKDASGTVHTRYERTYAGLPVLGGDLVTHIASNGKLKSVDKATKAPISVPSTTPKVKSAAAARKVIFAGSGKPVLAFETVKTGVQKDGTPSKLHIITDAVTGKKLHSFEAIETGTGNSQYSGEVELSTTQGGSGFELTDGERGGHKTYDLNQGESGTGDLVTDDDDTWGDGTGNDRQTAAVDAHYGAAKTWDFYKSALGRDGIAGDGKAAYSRVHYGDAYVNAFWDDSCFCMTYGDGADNKSALTALDVAGHEMSHGLTAATANLDYVGESGGLNEATSDILGTSVEFFADNATDVGDYLIGEKIDINGDGTPLRYMDKPSKDGGSADSWDSSVGDLDVHYSSGVANHFFYLLSEGSGAKTINGVDYDSPTSDGSTVTGIGREKAYQIWYKALSVYMTSSTDYAGARVATEKAATDLFGADSAELKAVGDAWTGVNVK; this is translated from the coding sequence ATGACCCTCCACATGAACACTCGTCGTGCCGCAACCCTGGCAGCAGTGGCCGCCATGGTGGTCGCGGGCGTGCAGGCCGGTTCGGCCGGCGCCGCCCCCAAGGCCGCGGACAACGGAGACTCCTCGTCCCGCACCGCCTCCGCCTCCGCGCTCGGTGTGAACACCGCGTCGCAGCGTGGCACGGCCATCAAGTCCGCCCAGGCGGACGCGGCTTCGGCGGCCGACTCCCTCGGGCTCGGCAGCCAGGAGAAACTGATCGTCCGTGATGTGATCAAGGACGCCAGTGGCACGGTGCACACCCGCTACGAGCGCACCTACGCCGGACTGCCGGTCCTCGGCGGCGACCTCGTCACCCACATCGCGAGCAACGGCAAGCTCAAGAGCGTCGACAAGGCGACCAAGGCCCCGATATCGGTGCCGTCGACCACGCCGAAGGTGAAGAGCGCCGCCGCCGCGCGCAAGGTGATCTTCGCGGGCAGCGGCAAGCCCGTCCTCGCGTTCGAGACCGTGAAGACCGGTGTGCAGAAGGACGGCACGCCCAGCAAGCTGCACATCATCACGGACGCCGTCACCGGCAAGAAGCTGCACTCCTTCGAGGCCATCGAGACCGGCACCGGCAACAGCCAGTACAGCGGCGAGGTCGAGCTGTCCACGACGCAGGGCGGCTCGGGCTTCGAGCTGACCGACGGCGAGCGCGGCGGCCACAAGACGTACGACCTCAACCAGGGCGAGAGCGGCACCGGCGACCTCGTCACGGACGACGACGACACCTGGGGCGACGGCACCGGCAACGACCGCCAGACCGCCGCGGTCGACGCCCACTACGGCGCCGCGAAGACCTGGGACTTCTACAAGTCCGCGCTCGGCCGCGACGGCATCGCGGGCGACGGCAAGGCCGCGTACTCCCGCGTCCACTACGGCGACGCGTACGTCAACGCGTTCTGGGACGACAGCTGCTTCTGCATGACGTACGGCGACGGGGCCGACAACAAGAGCGCCCTCACCGCCCTCGACGTCGCCGGTCACGAGATGAGCCACGGTCTGACCGCGGCCACCGCCAACCTCGACTACGTCGGCGAGTCCGGCGGTCTCAACGAGGCGACCAGCGACATCCTCGGCACCTCGGTGGAGTTCTTCGCCGACAACGCCACGGACGTCGGGGACTACCTCATCGGCGAAAAGATCGACATCAACGGCGACGGCACCCCGCTGCGCTACATGGACAAGCCCAGCAAGGACGGCGGCTCGGCGGACTCCTGGGACTCCAGCGTCGGCGACCTGGACGTGCACTACTCGTCCGGCGTCGCGAACCACTTCTTCTACCTGCTGTCCGAGGGCAGCGGCGCCAAGACCATCAACGGGGTCGACTACGACTCCCCGACCTCCGACGGCTCGACGGTCACCGGCATCGGACGCGAGAAGGCCTACCAGATCTGGTACAAGGCCCTCTCCGTCTACATGACGTCCTCCACCGACTACGCGGGCGCGCGCGTCGCGACCGAGAAGGCGGCGACCGACCTGTTCGGCGCGGACAGCGCCGAGCTCAAGGCCGTGGGCGACGCCTGGACCGGCGTCAACGTGAAGTGA
- a CDS encoding ankyrin repeat domain-containing protein — protein sequence MNALDHDLLTAARTGDTAGVRTAIEGGARVDARDEELRTPLLLAVHGDQVEAARLLVAAGADPDAQDRREDSPWLATGVTGSVAMLHVLLPAGPDLTLRNRFGGISLIPAAERGHVAYVREVLRVTDIDVDHVNRLGWTALLEAVILGDGGRAHQEIVEVLLAAGATPGLPDGDGVTALAHAERRGFAEIAALLRDDR from the coding sequence ATGAACGCCCTCGATCACGACCTGCTCACCGCCGCGCGCACCGGCGACACCGCCGGAGTGCGGACCGCGATCGAGGGCGGCGCACGCGTCGACGCCCGCGACGAGGAACTGCGCACCCCGCTGCTCCTCGCCGTCCACGGCGACCAGGTCGAGGCGGCCCGGCTGCTGGTGGCGGCGGGTGCCGATCCGGATGCCCAGGACCGGCGCGAGGACAGCCCCTGGCTCGCCACCGGCGTGACCGGAAGCGTCGCGATGCTGCACGTCCTGCTTCCGGCCGGTCCGGATCTGACGCTCCGCAACCGGTTCGGCGGCATCTCGCTCATCCCCGCCGCCGAGCGCGGCCATGTCGCGTACGTACGGGAGGTGCTCCGGGTCACGGACATCGACGTCGACCACGTCAACCGGCTCGGCTGGACCGCCCTGCTGGAAGCGGTGATCCTCGGCGACGGCGGCCGGGCGCACCAGGAGATCGTGGAGGTGCTCCTCGCGGCCGGGGCGACGCCCGGTCTGCCGGACGGCGACGGGGTCACGGCCCTGGCCCACGCCGAACGGCGGGGTTTCGCGGAGATCGCGGCACTGCTCCGGGACGACCGGTGA
- a CDS encoding M1 family metallopeptidase, translated as MDQRTPIRRAPTGHSSIRRTTPAAALLLALAVLGTVSACTGGVTGTPGAAGLRDPYFPKLGNGGYDVTHYGLTLDVDPTAHRLRGTAEITARATQDLSAFHLDLAGLDVESATVEGRPAAVNRAGRELTLRPDADVEDRLREGRTFRTVVRYSGSPQTITDADESEEGWLRTADGSLALGEPTGSMAWFPGNHHPSDKATYDIEVTVPKGLTAVSNGEPAARRTEGDRTTYSWHTPEPMASYLATVAIGKFETKESVTPDGIEVFTAVDPEVAEESAPVLGRLPEVMEWAAENFGPYPFTSTGVIIDREDDAGYALETQNRPFFPGPPDIGLLVHELAHQWFGNSVTPATWQDMWLNEGFATYAEWIWSEDFEDTPAQDSFDEAFDDDENWAFPPAEPPSAADISESPVYGRGAMVIHEIRLAMDDDEAFFDLIAGWPKAHRHGNASTEDFIAYVEEESGQDLTELWDTWLYGESRPPEG; from the coding sequence GTGGATCAACGAACCCCGATACGGCGAGCCCCGACGGGGCACAGCTCGATACGGCGCACGACGCCCGCGGCCGCCCTGCTGCTCGCGCTCGCCGTCCTCGGCACCGTCTCCGCCTGCACGGGCGGGGTGACGGGCACCCCCGGTGCCGCCGGGCTGCGCGACCCGTACTTCCCCAAGCTGGGCAACGGCGGCTACGACGTCACGCACTACGGTCTGACCCTCGACGTCGATCCCACCGCGCACCGGCTGCGGGGCACGGCGGAGATCACCGCCCGCGCCACCCAGGATCTCAGCGCCTTCCATCTGGACCTCGCCGGGCTCGACGTCGAGAGCGCCACCGTCGAGGGCCGCCCGGCCGCCGTCAACCGGGCGGGCAGGGAACTGACCCTGCGCCCGGACGCGGACGTCGAGGACCGGCTGCGCGAGGGCAGGACGTTCCGTACGGTCGTCCGCTACTCCGGCTCCCCGCAGACCATCACCGACGCCGACGAGTCGGAGGAGGGCTGGCTGCGGACCGCGGACGGTTCGCTGGCCCTCGGCGAACCGACCGGCTCCATGGCCTGGTTCCCCGGCAATCACCACCCGAGCGACAAGGCCACGTACGACATCGAGGTCACCGTGCCGAAGGGGCTGACGGCCGTCTCCAACGGAGAGCCGGCCGCCCGCCGGACGGAGGGGGACCGCACCACGTACAGCTGGCACACGCCCGAACCCATGGCGAGCTACCTCGCCACCGTCGCCATCGGGAAGTTCGAGACGAAGGAGTCGGTCACCCCGGACGGCATCGAGGTGTTCACGGCCGTGGACCCGGAGGTGGCGGAGGAGAGCGCCCCGGTGCTCGGCCGGCTCCCGGAGGTCATGGAGTGGGCGGCGGAGAACTTCGGCCCGTACCCCTTCACCTCCACCGGTGTGATCATCGACCGCGAGGACGATGCCGGGTACGCCCTGGAGACCCAGAACCGGCCGTTCTTCCCGGGCCCGCCCGACATCGGGCTCCTCGTCCACGAGCTGGCCCACCAGTGGTTCGGGAACTCCGTCACGCCCGCCACCTGGCAGGACATGTGGCTGAACGAGGGTTTCGCGACGTACGCGGAGTGGATCTGGAGCGAGGACTTCGAGGACACCCCGGCCCAGGACAGCTTCGACGAGGCGTTCGACGACGACGAGAACTGGGCCTTCCCGCCCGCCGAACCGCCGTCGGCCGCCGATATCTCCGAGTCGCCGGTGTACGGGCGCGGGGCGATGGTCATCCATGAGATCCGGCTGGCCATGGACGACGACGAGGCGTTCTTCGACCTGATCGCCGGATGGCCGAAGGCCCACCGGCACGGCAACGCGTCGACCGAGGACTTCATCGCGTACGTGGAGGAGGAGAGCGGGCAGGACCTGACGGAGCTGTGGGACACCTGGCTGTACGGCGAGAGCCGGCCGCCCGAGGGCTGA
- a CDS encoding CBM35 domain-containing protein, producing the protein MTAGNNGASKPEDDDPFGYLYADGQAAGAQPPGQGGYGYPGPAAQPGVPRTSYNQVRTVGERQYGQQVPHQQQAYGQQAPPQYGQPNAQYAAPETYPGGAPTSQVPRQGGRDGGPGRGGPNTKALLIVAVAVVAVVLIGIGVALTTGDNGDKKKSEAGSSAGPAGEVKESPKTENSKDPEESAELPKQDAATLTLGGSALTEKTVKGAQGAGGTYITGFNQVGASATWKANMPDSGEYALTVRYAIPAVDAFATLTVNGKANSQPIGLKNFIKSSDANWEKNWQTTWAPVTLQKGENEIKISCEDGNQCNVILDWVEVTPPRN; encoded by the coding sequence ATGACGGCCGGAAACAACGGCGCGAGCAAGCCCGAGGACGACGATCCGTTCGGCTACCTGTACGCGGACGGACAAGCGGCGGGAGCCCAGCCGCCCGGTCAGGGCGGTTACGGCTACCCCGGCCCGGCCGCGCAGCCCGGTGTGCCCAGAACCTCGTACAACCAGGTGCGGACCGTCGGCGAGCGCCAGTACGGGCAGCAGGTTCCGCATCAGCAGCAGGCGTACGGCCAGCAGGCCCCGCCGCAGTACGGCCAGCCGAACGCGCAGTACGCGGCCCCCGAGACCTACCCGGGTGGCGCGCCCACCTCCCAGGTCCCGCGCCAGGGCGGCAGGGACGGCGGTCCGGGCCGCGGCGGCCCCAACACCAAGGCCCTGCTGATCGTGGCGGTCGCCGTCGTCGCGGTCGTGCTCATCGGCATCGGCGTCGCCCTGACGACGGGCGACAACGGTGACAAGAAGAAGAGCGAGGCCGGATCGTCGGCCGGTCCCGCCGGTGAGGTCAAGGAATCTCCGAAGACCGAGAATTCCAAGGACCCGGAGGAGTCGGCCGAACTGCCGAAGCAGGACGCGGCGACGCTGACGCTCGGTGGTTCGGCCCTGACCGAGAAGACGGTCAAGGGCGCACAGGGCGCCGGGGGCACGTACATCACGGGCTTCAACCAGGTCGGCGCATCGGCGACCTGGAAGGCGAACATGCCGGACTCCGGTGAGTACGCCCTGACCGTGCGCTACGCGATTCCGGCGGTGGACGCCTTCGCGACCCTCACGGTCAACGGCAAGGCGAACTCGCAGCCGATCGGACTGAAGAACTTCATCAAGTCCTCCGACGCCAACTGGGAGAAGAACTGGCAGACCACCTGGGCGCCGGTCACCCTCCAGAAGGGCGAGAACGAGATCAAGATCTCGTGCGAGGACGGCAATCAGTGCAACGTGATCCTGGACTGGGTCGAGGTCACCCCGCCCAGGAACTGA
- the arfB gene encoding alternative ribosome rescue aminoacyl-tRNA hydrolase ArfB, translated as MGVMSGPYVIRGSVSLPEAELMWRFSRSSGPGGQHVNTSDSQVELRFDVAATESLPEVWKARALERLAGRLVNGVVAVRASEHRSQWRNRETAAVRLAALLAEATAPPPKARRKSRIPRGINERRLREKKQRGDTKRGRSGRDW; from the coding sequence ATGGGTGTCATGTCCGGGCCCTATGTCATCCGCGGTTCGGTCTCCCTGCCGGAGGCCGAGCTCATGTGGCGTTTCTCGCGGTCCTCCGGGCCCGGGGGACAGCACGTCAACACCAGCGACTCCCAGGTGGAGCTGCGCTTCGACGTGGCGGCGACCGAGTCGCTCCCCGAGGTGTGGAAGGCGCGGGCGCTGGAGCGGCTGGCGGGCCGGCTGGTCAACGGCGTGGTGGCGGTACGGGCCTCCGAGCACCGTTCCCAGTGGCGCAACCGCGAGACGGCCGCCGTCCGGCTCGCCGCGCTGCTGGCCGAGGCCACGGCGCCACCGCCCAAGGCGCGCCGCAAGAGCCGGATCCCGCGCGGGATCAACGAGCGCAGACTGCGGGAGAAGAAGCAGCGCGGCGACACGAAGCGCGGCCGGTCGGGCCGCGACTGGTAG
- a CDS encoding YncE family protein yields MALGAGTVRRVALALAAAAVLAGCATDSTTGAAGPAADGTASRAPEEPRAAGSAPAGPGPAVTTPRGTLLVADFGGDTVTFVDPRPGEGRGPIATVKAGTAPYGLVVGKDGRAWVATAEGVAVIDTATRTRLALVPYETESGPVTTGEYRGGGMGIALAPDGRHVYVGVNVPGGNGTLEVIDTATREVTGTVPVGRRPFDVDVSPDGGEVYATGHDSFDVTVVDTTTLEPRRREVAPYGTEGGLGSWLKPHYAVVRPADGKLLLPFEGERLAVLDPRTGKVTTERMTADTHQHGAALAPDGTLLVVGTGPIAADDEDPSLTVRSPDGKERVVPLEGPHEDVAVSEDGRTAYVTGGFTRDGYWNGITVVDLHDDGDGDGDGDGDGYSAPVRIDAGERPLGIAVL; encoded by the coding sequence GTGGCACTCGGGGCCGGCACCGTACGCCGGGTGGCCCTGGCCCTTGCCGCGGCCGCCGTACTCGCCGGGTGCGCGACGGACAGCACGACGGGTGCTGCCGGTCCGGCGGCGGACGGCACCGCCTCGCGCGCCCCGGAGGAGCCCCGTGCCGCAGGCAGCGCCCCGGCGGGCCCGGGGCCCGCCGTCACCACTCCCCGGGGCACCCTTCTCGTCGCCGACTTCGGCGGCGACACCGTGACCTTCGTTGACCCGCGGCCCGGCGAGGGCCGCGGACCCATCGCCACGGTGAAGGCGGGCACCGCCCCGTACGGGCTCGTCGTCGGCAAGGACGGGCGGGCCTGGGTGGCGACCGCGGAAGGGGTCGCCGTCATCGACACCGCGACCCGGACCCGGCTGGCACTCGTCCCGTACGAGACGGAGAGCGGCCCGGTCACGACCGGCGAGTACCGGGGCGGCGGGATGGGTATCGCCCTCGCCCCCGACGGCAGGCACGTCTATGTCGGCGTCAACGTCCCCGGCGGCAACGGGACGCTGGAGGTCATCGACACGGCGACCCGTGAGGTGACCGGCACCGTTCCCGTCGGCCGCCGCCCCTTCGACGTGGACGTCTCGCCCGACGGCGGCGAGGTGTACGCCACCGGCCACGACTCCTTCGACGTGACGGTGGTGGACACGACGACGCTGGAACCGCGGCGGAGGGAAGTCGCCCCGTACGGCACCGAGGGCGGTCTCGGCTCCTGGCTGAAGCCGCACTACGCCGTCGTGCGCCCGGCGGACGGAAAGCTGCTCCTGCCCTTCGAGGGCGAACGGCTCGCGGTCCTCGACCCGCGCACCGGCAAGGTGACGACCGAGAGGATGACCGCCGACACGCACCAGCACGGGGCGGCCCTCGCCCCCGACGGCACCCTCCTCGTCGTCGGAACCGGCCCGATCGCCGCGGACGACGAGGACCCCTCCCTCACCGTCCGCAGCCCGGACGGCAAGGAGCGCGTCGTCCCCCTGGAGGGCCCGCACGAGGATGTGGCGGTGTCCGAGGACGGCCGTACCGCGTACGTCACGGGGGGCTTCACCCGCGACGGCTACTGGAACGGCATCACGGTGGTCGACCTCCACGACGACGGTGACGGTGACGGTGACGGGGACGGGGACGGGTACAGCGCACCGGTGCGGATCGACGCGGGCGAACGGCCCCTGGGTATCGCCGTCCTCTGA
- a CDS encoding flavin reductase family protein, translated as MSNDEFRAALARLAAGVVLVTAQEPPLDEHGRGEDVGMTATAFMSVSLDPPLVLVSLRNDSRMDDLLSEQPLWAVSVLAGSQRHIAGRFAMKGRISDRLLFEDIPYIRGEVTNAPLVGGALATLECRTEQRVPAGDHTLVIGRVLTAALPSADGDPLAYFKGRYRQLD; from the coding sequence GTGAGCAACGACGAGTTCCGTGCCGCCCTCGCGCGGCTGGCCGCAGGAGTGGTGCTGGTCACCGCGCAGGAACCACCGCTCGACGAGCACGGCCGGGGCGAGGACGTCGGGATGACGGCGACCGCCTTCATGTCCGTGTCCCTGGACCCGCCCCTGGTGCTGGTGAGCCTGCGCAACGACTCCCGGATGGACGACCTGCTGTCGGAGCAGCCGCTGTGGGCGGTCTCCGTACTGGCGGGGAGCCAGCGGCACATCGCGGGCCGGTTCGCCATGAAGGGCCGGATCAGCGACCGGCTGCTCTTCGAGGACATCCCCTACATCAGGGGAGAGGTGACGAACGCGCCGCTGGTCGGCGGGGCGCTCGCGACACTGGAATGCCGCACGGAGCAGCGCGTCCCCGCCGGTGACCACACGCTCGTGATCGGGCGGGTGCTGACGGCGGCCCTGCCGAGCGCGGACGGCGACCCGCTGGCGTACTTCAAGGGGCGCTACCGCCAGCTGGACTGA
- a CDS encoding GNAT family N-acetyltransferase, which produces MIIEPLGLDTVTHDIPGPLLTELAALYASNRAFHQLSGDFPDPDDIRPEQVAAALADDLAHPDAEVLLARSHGALVGVAVTLAHHPDPADPDPWIGLLMVDAGRQRSGYGRQLAGFVAERFRAAGRDGLRIAVLENNPRALAFWTSLGYEVIGHRPDRQLGRPCAVLRTSLHPLKSAE; this is translated from the coding sequence ATGATCATCGAACCGCTGGGCCTCGACACGGTGACCCACGACATCCCCGGTCCGCTGCTCACCGAACTCGCCGCGCTCTACGCCTCCAACCGGGCGTTCCATCAGCTCAGCGGCGACTTCCCGGACCCGGACGACATCCGCCCCGAGCAGGTCGCCGCCGCACTCGCCGACGACCTGGCCCACCCGGACGCCGAGGTGCTGCTCGCCCGCTCGCACGGCGCGCTCGTCGGCGTCGCCGTGACGCTCGCCCACCATCCGGACCCGGCCGACCCCGACCCCTGGATCGGCCTCCTGATGGTCGACGCCGGGCGGCAGCGCTCCGGGTACGGGCGGCAGTTGGCCGGATTCGTCGCCGAGCGGTTCCGGGCGGCGGGACGGGACGGCCTGCGGATCGCGGTCCTGGAGAACAACCCCCGCGCGCTCGCCTTCTGGACCTCACTCGGTTACGAAGTCATCGGCCATCGGCCGGACCGTCAACTGGGCCGCCCCTGCGCGGTGCTGCGCACCTCACTGCACCCTCTCAAGTCCGCCGAATAA
- a CDS encoding TerD family protein: MAVSLSKGGNVSLTKEAPGLTAVTVGLGWDVRTTTGTDFDLDASAIAVNPAGKVVSDGHFVFFNNKSTPDQTIVHTGDNVTGQGEGDDEQINVNLAGLPADVDKIVFPVSIYDAENRSQNFGQVRNAFIRIINQAGGTELARYDLSEDAATETAMVFGELYRNGAEWKFRAVGQGYASGLRGIAQDFGVNL; this comes from the coding sequence ATGGCTGTAAGCCTGTCCAAGGGCGGCAACGTCTCGCTCACCAAGGAGGCACCGGGCCTGACCGCCGTTACGGTCGGCCTCGGCTGGGACGTCCGCACCACCACCGGCACCGACTTCGACCTCGACGCCTCGGCGATCGCGGTCAACCCGGCGGGGAAGGTCGTCTCCGACGGCCACTTCGTCTTCTTCAACAACAAGTCGACGCCGGACCAGACAATCGTCCACACCGGTGACAACGTCACGGGCCAGGGCGAGGGCGACGACGAGCAGATCAACGTCAACCTGGCGGGTCTGCCGGCCGACGTGGACAAGATCGTCTTCCCGGTCTCCATCTACGACGCCGAGAACCGCAGCCAGAACTTCGGCCAGGTCCGCAACGCGTTCATTCGCATCATCAACCAGGCCGGCGGCACCGAGCTCGCCCGCTACGACCTGAGCGAGGACGCCGCCACCGAGACCGCCATGGTCTTCGGCGAGCTCTACCGCAACGGTGCCGAGTGGAAGTTCCGCGCGGTCGGCCAGGGCTACGCCTCGGGCCTGCGCGGCATCGCCCAGGACTTCGGCGTCAACCTCTGA